One window of Amaranthus tricolor cultivar Red isolate AtriRed21 chromosome 13, ASM2621246v1, whole genome shotgun sequence genomic DNA carries:
- the LOC130798178 gene encoding uncharacterized protein LOC130798178, with the protein MDLRKAYDTLNWDFLKDMMIALNFPPRLNAEFDKEILCPLCSLSLTRNTYLGSKVAGEAEEFNFLPRCSKIKLNHLIFADDFMLFCKGNIQSIKILIKGVETFSSSSGLKANNNKSAIYLAGVSDSVRSHAASTLYFAFESLPVKYLGMALISK; encoded by the exons ATGGATCTCCGCAAGGCATACGACACCCTGAACTGGGACTTCCTTAAAGACATGATGATCGCTCTTAACTTCCCACCCCG GTTAAACGCGGAGTTCGACAAGGAGATCCTATGTCCCCTCTGCTCTTTGTCATTGACACGGAATACTTATCTAGGATCCAAAGTAGCGGGAGAAGCGGAGGAGTTCAATTTCCTCCCTAGATGCTCCAAAATAAAACTTAACCATCTTATTTTTGCGGATGACTTTATGCTGTTCTGTAAAGGGAATATACAATCCATCAAGATCCTCATCAAAGGCGTGGAAACATTCTCCTCAAGCTCTGGTCTCAAAGCCAACAACAATAAATCAGCCATATACCTCGCTGGAGTCAGTGATAGTGTCAGATCGCATGCTGCTAGTACGCTCTACTTTGCCTTCGAGTCCCTTCCAGTTAAATACTTAGGCATGGCGCTCATTTCCAAGTGA
- the LOC130797927 gene encoding protein EXECUTER 2, chloroplastic isoform X1: MAVTNPWGMARSIPLSQTSNSSSSNSLLKKKQLLNTSNCVNLRLFLGSHYQGFFNRRTSRLCCRCINSNNDYEINDNVPSISISISNSNSNYTNEWDWNRWNRHFSEIEQADSFSSLLKFQLEEAVEREDFKEAAKLKSALVEATSKDTVAEIMSELKKAIAEERYHDASKLSKATGSGLVGWWIGNAKDSDDPFGRLVRITPGVGKFIGRSYTPRQLVTASPGTTLFEIYVVKDTDDTYAMQVVYLQRSKGSPVSSTSLQPKPTRESPNSESEDPSSVDFQTNEDKPEKQEEKILNIEGATEEGIKSVINFLKDKIPGLNVKVMNINVTDQVLEDSDTVKQLKEDESEDDVENSEEVDVSDEDESDRIRMDGDSDSYDDEKDLDMKVFVGGIVHNEDDISSKEDYIRLPAQIREAEKDSFLLHIPGIRGNEESMASNVKVAALAARGVSDLMPADVAKAFLGSEKISPKVSRNVREIVKLAVSQAQKKNKLSEYTKFNRIQIPRGNLDPFDGLYVGAFGPYGTEIVQLRRKFGRWNSGIESENPADVEFFEYVEAVKLTGDLNVPAGQVTFRAKIGKGNRLSNRGIYPDELGVVTSYKGQGRIAEFGFKNPKWVEGELLQLNGKGAGPYFRGADLGFLYVVPEQSFLVLFNRLDLPE, encoded by the exons aTGGCGGTGACCAATCCGTGGGGTATGGCCCGTTCAATCCCGCTTTCCCAAACTTCCAACTCTTCTTCATCCAATTCCCTTTTGAAGAAAAAGCAGCTACTTAATACCTCCAATTGCGTCAATCTGAGACTATTTCTGGGTTCTCATTATCAAGGATTTTTTAATCGTAGAACTTCCCGTTTATGTTGCCGTTGTATCAACAGCAATAACGACTATGAAATTAATGATAATGTTCCCAGCATTAGCATTAGCATTAGCAATAGCAATAGCAATTATACTAATGAATGGGATTGGAATCGTTGGAACCGTCACTTCTCTGAAATTGAGCAAGCTGACAGCTTTTCCTCTCTTCTTAAG TTTCAACTTGAGGAAGCTGTTGAAAGGGAGGATTTTAAAGAAGCTGCAAAATTAAAATCTGCTCTTGTCGAAGCTACTTCAAAGGACACAGTAGCTGAGATAATGTCTGAACTCAAG AAAGCAATTGCTGAAGAACGATATCATGATGCTTCAAAGTTGTCTAAAGCTACTGGAAGTGGTTTG GTGGGGTGGTGGATAGGCAATGCGAAAGATTCTGATGACCCATTTGGCCGACTTGTACGTATAACTCCTGGAGTTGGCAAGTTCATTGGCCGCAGTTACACACCAAG GCAGCTTGTGACTGCCTCTCCTGGAACCACATTATTTGAAATATATGTTGTCAAAGACACTGATGATACATATGCAATGCAG GTGGTGTACTTGCAGAGATCCAAAGGTAGTCCAGTAAGCTCGACCAGTTTGCAACCAAAACCAACTAGAGAATCACCTAATAGTGAGTCTGAAGATCCTTCTTCGGTGGATTTTCAGACTAACGAAGACAAACCCGAGAAACAAGAAGAGAAGATTTTGAACATTGAAGGGGCTACTGAGGAGGGAATTAAGAGTGTGATCAATTTTCTTAAAGATAAAATTCCAGGATTAAACGTTAAAGTCATGAACATCAATGTAACAGACCAAGTTCTGGAAGACAGTGACACTGTGAAGCAATTGAAAGAGGACGAGTCGGAGGATGATGTTGAAAATTCTGAGGAAGTTGATGTTTCAGATGAGGATGAAAGCGACAGGATTAGGATGGATGGAGATAGCGATTCTTATGATGATGAGAAAGATTTAGACATGAAGGTTTTTGTTGGAGGCATTGTCCACAATGAGGACGATATCTCATCAAAAGAGGACTATATTCGCTTACCAGCTCAAATCAGGGAGGCAGAGAAAGATTCTTTCCTTCTACATATTCCTGGTATTCGTGGAAATGAAGAAAGTATGGCGTCTAATGTCAAAGTAGCTGCTTTAGCAGCTCGTGGTGTTTCTGATCTCATGCCCGCTGATGTTGCCAAGGCATTTCTGGGTAGTGAGAAAATATCCCCAAAG GTATCCAGGAATGTGCGTGAAATAGTTAAGCTTGCAGTCAGTCAAGCACAGAAGAAGAATAAACTTTCTGAATATACAAAATTTAATAGGATACAGATTCCCAGAGGCAATTTGGATCCTTTTGATG GGCTATATGTTGGTGCTTTTGGACCTTATGGAACCGAGATAGTTCAGTTAAGGCGCAAATTTGGTCGATGGAATAGTGGGATTGAATCAGAGAACCCCGCAGATGTGGAGTTTTTTGAATATGTTGAGGCTGTTAAGCTAACTGGAGACCTGAATGTTCCTGCTGGCCAG GTTACTTTTCGTGCTAAAATTGGGAAAGGGAATCGCCTCTCCAATCGGGGGATATATCCTGATGAACTCGGAGtg GTAACAAGCTATAAAGGACAAGGAAGAATTGCAGAATTTGGTTTCAAAAACCCCAAATGGGTTGAGGGTGAACTTCTCCAACTCAATGGCAAG GGTGCCGGACCTTATTTTCGTGGGGCAGATCTCGGTTTTCTGTACGTTGTCCCAGAGCAAAGTTTTCTTGTGCTATTTAATCGTTTAGATCTACCAGAATGA
- the LOC130797927 gene encoding protein EXECUTER 2, chloroplastic isoform X2, translating to MAVTNPWGMARSIPLSQTSNSSSSNSLLKKKQLLNTSNCVNLRLFLGSHYQGFFNRRTSRLCCRCINSNNDYEINDNVPSISISISNSNSNYTNEWDWNRWNRHFSEIEQADSFSSLLKFQLEEAVEREDFKEAAKLKSALVEATSKDTVAEIMSELKKAIAEERYHDASKLSKATGSGLVGWWIGNAKDSDDPFGRLVRITPGVGKFIGRSYTPRQLVTASPGTTLFEIYVVKDTDDTYAMQVVYLQRSKGSPVSSTSLQPKPTRESPNSESEDPSSVDFQTNEDKPEKQEEKILNIEGATEEGIKSVINFLKDKIPGLNVKVMNINVTDQVLEDSDTVKQLKEDESEDDVENSEEVDVSDEDESDRIRMDGDSDSYDDEKDLDMKVFVGGIVHNEDDISSKEDYIRLPAQIREAEKDSFLLHIPGIRGNEESMASNVKVAALAARGVSDLMPADVAKAFLGSEKISPKVSRNVREIVKLAVSQAQKKNKLSEYTKFNRIQIPRGNLDPFDGLYVGAFGPYGTEIVQLRRKFGRWNSGIESENPADVEFFEYVEAVKLTGDLNVPAGQVTFRAKIGKGNRLSNRGIYPDELGVVTSYKGQGRIAEFGFKNPKWVEGELLQLNGCRTLFSWGRSRFSVRCPRAKFSCAI from the exons aTGGCGGTGACCAATCCGTGGGGTATGGCCCGTTCAATCCCGCTTTCCCAAACTTCCAACTCTTCTTCATCCAATTCCCTTTTGAAGAAAAAGCAGCTACTTAATACCTCCAATTGCGTCAATCTGAGACTATTTCTGGGTTCTCATTATCAAGGATTTTTTAATCGTAGAACTTCCCGTTTATGTTGCCGTTGTATCAACAGCAATAACGACTATGAAATTAATGATAATGTTCCCAGCATTAGCATTAGCATTAGCAATAGCAATAGCAATTATACTAATGAATGGGATTGGAATCGTTGGAACCGTCACTTCTCTGAAATTGAGCAAGCTGACAGCTTTTCCTCTCTTCTTAAG TTTCAACTTGAGGAAGCTGTTGAAAGGGAGGATTTTAAAGAAGCTGCAAAATTAAAATCTGCTCTTGTCGAAGCTACTTCAAAGGACACAGTAGCTGAGATAATGTCTGAACTCAAG AAAGCAATTGCTGAAGAACGATATCATGATGCTTCAAAGTTGTCTAAAGCTACTGGAAGTGGTTTG GTGGGGTGGTGGATAGGCAATGCGAAAGATTCTGATGACCCATTTGGCCGACTTGTACGTATAACTCCTGGAGTTGGCAAGTTCATTGGCCGCAGTTACACACCAAG GCAGCTTGTGACTGCCTCTCCTGGAACCACATTATTTGAAATATATGTTGTCAAAGACACTGATGATACATATGCAATGCAG GTGGTGTACTTGCAGAGATCCAAAGGTAGTCCAGTAAGCTCGACCAGTTTGCAACCAAAACCAACTAGAGAATCACCTAATAGTGAGTCTGAAGATCCTTCTTCGGTGGATTTTCAGACTAACGAAGACAAACCCGAGAAACAAGAAGAGAAGATTTTGAACATTGAAGGGGCTACTGAGGAGGGAATTAAGAGTGTGATCAATTTTCTTAAAGATAAAATTCCAGGATTAAACGTTAAAGTCATGAACATCAATGTAACAGACCAAGTTCTGGAAGACAGTGACACTGTGAAGCAATTGAAAGAGGACGAGTCGGAGGATGATGTTGAAAATTCTGAGGAAGTTGATGTTTCAGATGAGGATGAAAGCGACAGGATTAGGATGGATGGAGATAGCGATTCTTATGATGATGAGAAAGATTTAGACATGAAGGTTTTTGTTGGAGGCATTGTCCACAATGAGGACGATATCTCATCAAAAGAGGACTATATTCGCTTACCAGCTCAAATCAGGGAGGCAGAGAAAGATTCTTTCCTTCTACATATTCCTGGTATTCGTGGAAATGAAGAAAGTATGGCGTCTAATGTCAAAGTAGCTGCTTTAGCAGCTCGTGGTGTTTCTGATCTCATGCCCGCTGATGTTGCCAAGGCATTTCTGGGTAGTGAGAAAATATCCCCAAAG GTATCCAGGAATGTGCGTGAAATAGTTAAGCTTGCAGTCAGTCAAGCACAGAAGAAGAATAAACTTTCTGAATATACAAAATTTAATAGGATACAGATTCCCAGAGGCAATTTGGATCCTTTTGATG GGCTATATGTTGGTGCTTTTGGACCTTATGGAACCGAGATAGTTCAGTTAAGGCGCAAATTTGGTCGATGGAATAGTGGGATTGAATCAGAGAACCCCGCAGATGTGGAGTTTTTTGAATATGTTGAGGCTGTTAAGCTAACTGGAGACCTGAATGTTCCTGCTGGCCAG GTTACTTTTCGTGCTAAAATTGGGAAAGGGAATCGCCTCTCCAATCGGGGGATATATCCTGATGAACTCGGAGtg GTAACAAGCTATAAAGGACAAGGAAGAATTGCAGAATTTGGTTTCAAAAACCCCAAATGGGTTGAGGGTGAACTTCTCCAACTCAATG GGTGCCGGACCTTATTTTCGTGGGGCAGATCTCGGTTTTCTGTACGTTGTCCCAGAGCAAAGTTTTCTTGTGCTATTTAA